The following nucleotide sequence is from Harmonia axyridis chromosome 5, icHarAxyr1.1, whole genome shotgun sequence.
CCCTTAGTTCGAACTAGAGGCAGAATTTCCAATATGAGCATCAGATCATCTGGAACTACTTCTAATAACACTACACGTATGTCTCTCAACGTTTCTCCAATCACGCCAAAGGATTCTAAACCGAAAGGATCGGAGGAAGAAATATCTGTAGCAGATTCATTTGTGAATTCATCGGGCGATTCAACTAACCTACTTTTTGGCTCCAAGTTAAATGCTTCGTTACCTGAATGTAACGATTCCACAAATAAGTTTTTCCAATCGATGAACGATGATGATTCAGTTGAAGATTCAGTAACACTTGAAAAGTCAAAACTGAAAAGTTACTTGGGAGGTAATAATGAAGATTCCCTTGGCAATTCTGAAAGGAGTTTGAGAAGTTTATCTTGTTggtctaaaaatgacaaatctGATGTTGCAATAGCAAAGGAATTGCTAAAAACTCCCGAACCGAGAAATTCACTCAACAGAGATCTTTCTAATGTCAGCGGTTTGAAAAAGTTGTTGAAATCTCCCAGAGTGAATAAATCTCCAAAAAATGATCTATCCAATGTGGGGGGTTTGAAGAAATTGCTGAAGACTCCCAGAGTTTATAAATCTCCGAAAAACGACCTTACCAATGTCAGGGGATTAAAGAAACTGTTGAACACTCCTAAAATTCCTAAATCTCCTAAGAATGATCTTACTAACATTGGAGGAGTTAGGGAGTTACTCAAAACCCCTTATGTACGAAAATCTCCTAAAAATGATCTTACTGTAGTTAGAGGTGTGAAGAAATTAATGACCACACCTAAAAACCATAAATCGCCGAAGAACGACCTTAGCAACATTGTGGGAgtcaaaaaattattgaaaagtcCTATTCTTCAAAAGTCTCCTAAAAATGATCTGACCGATATAAGGGGGGTGAAAAAGTTAATGTCCACTCCTAAAGTTCAGAAATCACCAGAGAATGACCTTAGCAATGTTGCAGGAGTAAGGGAGTTATTAAGAAGTCCTATTGTTCAAAATTCCCCAAGAAATGACCTTACTGATGTGAGAGgtgtaaaaaaattaatgactaATCGTATGGTTATGAAGTCCCCAAAAAATGATTTGACTCAAGTTGCTGgcgtgaaaaaattattgtcatCACCAAAACAATGTAGAACACCCAAAAATGATCTCACCAACATCAAAGGTAATGAAAAATGATAACATTATTAAGCTAGAAATTATTCATATGTCATCAGAAATAAGtttccattattttattaacTTTTAAAAAATGAAGTGTGTATTTATCCAGTATTTAATAACAATTATGCAACAAGCAACTCAGCCTCTTCCATTTTATGAAGATTTTTCAAGTTGTTTATTATGAAAATGTTAGGTTATCTTCATTCACATGaaactgatgatttttttttctattgtctattttttctgaacatgacaatgaacaaataaatattttataataatgaaattaccATAATGATAAGTTGTCACTAATATCATCATTTGTAtagattgaaaaatatttgaactgAATATGAATGATCTTTTTTATTCCAGGAGTGAAGCAAATGTTCAAAACTCCAAAGGAACATAAGGAACCTGTAAATGACCTTTTGGATGTAAGAGGAGTTAAACAATTATTGAGAACTCCAAAGAACAAAGCCGCCAATGAGAGTCACGACCTATCAGGaattgatattttattcaatgagtCTCAGGAAAACAAGTTTGATAAGCTTCTTGATAAGAAACCAATTAGAACATATGGCAAGTcgccgaaagagaaaaaaagcCAAATCGAAGAAACAAAGACTCCCGAACATGTACTTAAATGGCTTGAAGAACAGTCAAGTATTGAAACTCCAAAAGAAAAAGTAGAATATAAAAGGACAAGAGGGAGAAAAAATGAAGATGCCACTAAAAATGAAGCCCAATCTAGTGCAAAAAATAGTAGCAGTAACTATATGAATGAAGACATTCTTGAAAGTAGTACAAATGTAGAACCATTTGAATCCAGTAAAAAAGGAAGGACTAATAGGAAGAGGGGAGTTGAAGAAGTTGATACAGATATTGCAACTGAAGTTGCACCACAAAAAAGGGGTAAATACAATAGGAAGATAGACCAAGACCAAAGCCAAGAAGAAAGGAAAATTTCAGAACCAATGAAAAAGGGACGGAActgcaaaaaaaataatgacagtttAAAGGAACCAATAATGAAAAGAAGCACAAGATCAAATAAACAGGAAGTGGCTGTTGAACAAATAGTTCAATCTAATTCTGCACTCGAAAAGGCAGATGAAGAGGAGTCATCAATTAGAAGAAACAACCGAAGGGTCAAAAAAgaagatcaatcaaaaactgCGCAGGCAGATGAAAATGATGAGaagaaaattgatgaaaaagaaCTTCCAATCAAGAAAAGTACAAGAAGAACAAAAAAACAGGATACAAATACTAAGGAAAAAGATGACGAAGTACCAACTAAGAGAACCCCTAGAAGAACAAGGAAAGGAAATACTGATCTTGATCAGTCTAAATCTAAAAAAGcagatgaagatgaaaataatgagAAGAAATCACCAATCAAGAAAACCACTAGAACAAAAAACCATGAAGAAACAGATGAGGAAAAACAGTCGCCAAAGAAAAGAAGCACAAGAAGGACTAGAAAAGAAAATACTGACCTTGATCATTCAAAAACTAAACAAATAGAGGATGGcaaaaatcaagagaagaatacaccaatcaaaaaaataacaagaaaaaaagCACAAGTTTCAAAGCAAAAGGATGAAACAGAAACTACACAAGATGATAATGAGAAAAAAGTTGTCAAGAAATCACCAATAAAAAGAAACACAAGAAAAAGAAAGATGGAGGATAAAGATGCAGAACAGGAGGATTCAAGAACGACTGAACAAGttgagaaaaatgaagaaaatgatgAGGAGAAGTTACCAAATAAGAAGGGCacaaaaagaacaaaaaaagaaataatagcTGGTGAGCAGGACGAACAGAAAAGAACTACAAGGAAGAATAAAGGTAAAAATCAGAAATACAATGAAGAAGAATGGGACACTCCAGTTAAGAAGAATGACCAAAAACTGGTTTCATTTAAGGCTGAAGTTGATTTTGTACAAACACCCTCTATCGATTCTACTCACAGTGGTCGTAGCCTAAGAAGAAGAaatgtaaaatgaaaaacatatcggtgttattttatgtttattgaattttgaggATTTTTTCAAGTGTATATAATATGTATAACTAGACGTATAATAGAAgttcatttatgtttttattcacTTGGCATTAATTTTTCTAaccaaaaaaatggatgaatattTCGTATATTTGGTCCATTTCGCACATATAATTATGCGAATCCCTTACAGCCATATTGAGATGTAAATACCACAGTACAATTGGCCTTTTTACTTAAATAACTCAAAACATTTCTGAGTTTACCAATATATTGTAATTATCTGCTCACAGGCTACTTCCCAGCTAGATATTTTTTCCTTTAATGATGTGCGTCTTTCTAAAATGTGAATCCTCACccacattttgaatgaatttaaccAATCATTAGTTTAGATAGCAGGATCAAGGCTTCAAAGtccaaaaaataattaatttatcaaCACACATTtacacaaataaaaataaatctatttattcattacgtaaaaataacattaactggttttttcttttattttccattccattttttcaaataaatccaTTAAAATTCATCTATACTGTACTCAATTTTATGATTTCAAATACACTGTAGGAAATATGGAAACGGTAAAGTAGATTCATCATCTTTTAGAATTATTCCTCAATTCTTATCAGCCACCTTTTCTCCATTGTGCAGTGAATTCATCCTGTTTGTGTTATTTGGAATGTTGAAGGGTTTGTTGCACAACCAGGGCATGTATGCAGTGTATCATGAACAAAAATATCACAATCGATGCAATAATAATTTTGACAATTAGGACACTTGTATAtctgaaaataacaaaaaaattatcagacaTTATTATCAAGTagaatacacaaaaaaaaaaaattctgaatataGTTGATAATATGACCTTATAAGATAATAATATGTTACTGTTTCAGATTACTATTTGAATTGATATGAATTCTTTTATGCATGCCAGAATGAAAAAATACGGAATATATCAAAtgacataataataaaaaattatacctgTTTATCAGATTCATTGAATGGCTTCtgacatgaaaaacaaaattctgaTTGTTTATCATATGCCATTTCCTGATAGTTTGCAGCTGGAAATAAGTGATGGTAGGATCTCGCTAGATGTGGTGCAGAAACTAAAGTTAAACCACAAGAACGGCATTCCACTGGCAGTTCGCAGTATTTACTAAAACATTGTGGGCAGTAATAACCTTCAGTAGTTAATTTACTACCCTCATCTATGCTGTCTACATGActgaaaaatcaacaaataactttagaattaacataaaaaatatagtgCCGAAATATAAATGTACATAAACAATGGTTGTTGAAATTGAATGACCTACTTTTCCGAGCACCTAATTAAAGTTTAGTagttaataaaaaatatctcaaatctaGCTCACCATTAATAAGTTGATGGATAAATTAAACTCACCACATACACATAGTCAATGGTTCTTCAGTTCCTTCAACAGACATTTGATGAGGGAAACCCATTTTAATCAAACTAGATTCTAGACCACTGGCAGCAGGAGGAGGATCAATTTGTTGGTAGAGTAAATCCTTGAAATGACAATCATCAAGAATAACATTGTAGGTGCCACCAGTATCTCTGGCCAATTGTTTACATATATGAACTTCTGCAGCTAAGCCTATAACAGAACACCTGACACCTTCTGTTTGCAGAGCCTAAAATTCCAGAATgttagaaattttttaattttaaaatatttatattattacacTGATGGTGGTATTGATGTCACTAGGATCACAGGTTGTAAGACTACCCATTATAACTAATATTTCTCGACTTGCATGAGTGGGCAGTAATTTTAATGATTTGAAGGCCATTTCTAATCCATTCTGAAGAGAGGGTTCACCCACCAGTGATGTTTTAGTCAATGTTTTCAGTGTTTTTATATGTTTCCTAGCATTACCTGCCAAATCTACGATTTTTTCTGCTCTTTTATTATGCATTATAATGACCCCAATTTGACTTATAGGATTTTGATCAAAAAACTCTTCCATGAAACCTTCCAGAAGCtataaaaattttgatatgaattgtttgaaaattataaaataacaatgTCTACCTTCAATGTACAAATTAGTCTGGTAGGCTTCAAATCTTGACTAGACATTGCCTCCGAACAATCCAGTATAATATAAAAGTGTCTCATCATTCCTAGTTTAGTTCCGTATCCTTTAGCATTTTGTCTTTTTCGTTTAGCCCTTTGAATTATATCAGCAACAGAAGCTTCTAAGAACCCATCATCATCTTCTTTTATAGCTTCCCTAAATACCAtttaaaaattatgaagttgTTACAATTACCTAAACCATATATTTACCATGTTTTTTCATAGCCGGTTTCCCACCGATATTCTTTAGGATCTCCGTCATCCATAATTACTGTTATATGGCTAATGCTATATTATATTTCaagtgaaaatataaattttttttaatatttaccaGTAACTTCCCTTCGAGGTTGAAGGTAACCGTAACGCAtagaccatagacctaatatccatatattaggatattaggtctatgctcGTAAGTCGTATGCTCTATGGTCGTAAGATATTAAAAGTAGAaagcacagaatactaaatatagaAAGTAGTTAGGACGTATTTAGCTAAGACaagaattttattattctgTGGTTATTTTGTTATGGGGTTATGTTATTGAATGcttcaattttattgttttgacTTTTGTTGTGAATAATTAATGTGAAATATTTGACTGCATCTTAGTGAGTAATAATATCAAAGATAATCACTGTGTTactaatcatttatttttcatattttttatagCAGTTTATGTAAGTTACTGATTAGTGAATAATATTGTAGAATTCAGAGAATGACTAAAGATTTCCCTTTATGGGTGATTAATGGTGACTCAATCCTTCTCATCAttgattgtttgaaaaaataaaaagttaaaacAAGATAGAATTAAGAAATAAGCGTCTTTTTATTGTTCTAATTCTAGTCTTAAAACAAATTCTATTTCTATTTGATGGTTATAAACACAAATCTTTTGTAGTTATTATTGTTAATATTTTTGGAGAATACAGATTCATCAGCTTGtccttttattcaaatatgcaaggtttttattgaattgttaATTTCAAATCGAGAAAATCTTTCCTTTAGTTTTAGTTCAGGATACATTAGTtttattcatagaaaaaattggAGCGAATAATGTTTACCCAGTTCTGTATAACTCTAATTGTTCATGTCTTGATTTGTAAATACAATATTAAAATTTGGTCAAACCCGAGGTAACTTCATGTCGAATTCGATAAACAGTTGATGTGTtgatttacatttattttttgaatattcatataGAACACTAAGCCTTTATTCCCTTTATACATACGGTTTCTCTGATATCTATATAGGCACAGGgggtttcattggtaaatgtacagggtgggcattgggcaaataagcgaggtaagcggctatatctcaggatccactcatcgtagagtcttgcggtaaaaatttttaacactaaagtgtacaaaaacacactggaaattgttttgaagttcatacctagggggcgtaatagctatcgccGAGTAGAAAAATACATCTTACTGGAAGatgtttcatatcaagttgaaaaaaaagataTCATCATTgtaattcttgaaaaattctgtatcttttcaaattgtcactttccattttacgacatcaaataagcgtagggaaagggagaaatcttaCTGATTGAAAtatctgtaacttcagtttgtctcaacatttttgaacaaattAGATCTCATTTGAGAGATAACTTCCTGTTGATTGGGGAAatatatactcatgataaatttgtttgagctgcttccgatagggggAGCTatgtcagaagttcattgttttgttcatattCATAAAAGCGGCTTATTCGTTAGAAGAATATCaggaaatacaaatattcaatcaGATAAACAAGAAATCTTAATGTACGATTTTTTTAAGAAGTTAGTGAAGTTCCACTAGTGAACTAAATTTTTGGCCAAAATTTTCGATGAGTTAAATGACGTGCTGGACATTAAAATCTACTGATCCCAATTTTTGCTCTTTCCgaatattttcatcaaagaTTCTGTACTATTCACGTCCATGATAAATTGCtcgattttcatcaaatttcaatattccactatacagggtgttgaatctcAGCTTGTTAAAAGTtccataattttataatacggacctgattttttaAATTAGTTTAAAGATTAATTGATTGACCTAATGAAGTGAATTGTGCGTTCCAAATATCAATCATatatactgggtggttcaaaagttataagggattgaaaatattggtgaattcatAAACCACACTGTATATCGGCTATGGGGAAGATTAGACCTAtcatatataggttttttcGACTCGTCTAAAAAAGCTCTACCTCAGGTTGACCAACCTCAGGTTTACcaatggaacatcctgtatataatcTATATCCATTATACCTTTCAGTGTTtgtattttaaataaaaatacattccaatataataataataataaaacttaaACTATGATccaatgaattttttccattctGCCCTGTTAGTCGTTAACTTTTTCG
It contains:
- the LOC123680411 gene encoding proliferation marker protein Ki-67-like; the encoded protein is MASYGSLIFYGKNGLSHPYCLSYGKTTIGTSADHHIRIKGDDQLSCILDTNEVGVTILVNENVDKDILINSVPAQKYNVIVDGDHLEVGKKKFKYLNPSLDKVHLEQTQKTLDKRLKTQKNLKTKLETNFNSPTQLKRLKNVVEGPSKRRFSTGSKINELRYTNTHTSTPQSASKKRVSQRMLSKQNSMLASVKENEVFDFQSPIVNCTSSPIPKKKTSLLTSIGRRNKSFSGKFEFSSPSVPAKNKTYSGNISDVSENVTTPENNITAASITPLNVSKKSKRSLNRSRTLSYVDFPDRSSTPKSAIKLNRSSSLYRPVVEDITPASPIPSSPRNSSVVKQAFTQRRSVNFNLSSSTDNSFPQNSDDAEEEISLKRVKRKRDESTSELVESTKKMKNTSEQPEIEDIEDQNSLHNSSLSGINHLSDSSFNSNKNNSARSSSRLKKKLSLQEGFENRSMISWNVEMSSTDMSSTQDLEPVVTRLSASTLSSSQKSIKNQETTKINSKIRSKSFNLDRQTNKSAKFLSKTLDGNLMFYSEDPSVFDKSLESSMDDLEAVKISSTPLVRTRGRISNMSIRSSGTTSNNTTRMSLNVSPITPKDSKPKGSEEEISVADSFVNSSGDSTNLLFGSKLNASLPECNDSTNKFFQSMNDDDSVEDSVTLEKSKLKSYLGGNNEDSLGNSERSLRSLSCWSKNDKSDVAIAKELLKTPEPRNSLNRDLSNVSGLKKLLKSPRVNKSPKNDLSNVGGLKKLLKTPRVYKSPKNDLTNVRGLKKLLNTPKIPKSPKNDLTNIGGVRELLKTPYVRKSPKNDLTVVRGVKKLMTTPKNHKSPKNDLSNIVGVKKLLKSPILQKSPKNDLTDIRGVKKLMSTPKVQKSPENDLSNVAGVRELLRSPIVQNSPRNDLTDVRGVKKLMTNRMVMKSPKNDLTQVAGVKKLLSSPKQCRTPKNDLTNIKGVKQMFKTPKEHKEPVNDLLDVRGVKQLLRTPKNKAANESHDLSGIDILFNESQENKFDKLLDKKPIRTYGKSPKEKKSQIEETKTPEHVLKWLEEQSSIETPKEKVEYKRTRGRKNEDATKNEAQSSAKNSSSNYMNEDILESSTNVEPFESSKKGRTNRKRGVEEVDTDIATEVAPQKRGKYNRKIDQDQSQEERKISEPMKKGRNCKKNNDSLKEPIMKRSTRSNKQEVAVEQIVQSNSALEKADEEESSIRRNNRRVKKEDQSKTAQADENDEKKIDEKELPIKKSTRRTKKQDTNTKEKDDEVPTKRTPRRTRKGNTDLDQSKSKKADEDENNEKKSPIKKTTRTKNHEETDEEKQSPKKRSTRRTRKENTDLDHSKTKQIEDGKNQEKNTPIKKITRKKAQVSKQKDETETTQDDNEKKVVKKSPIKRNTRKRKMEDKDAEQEDSRTTEQVEKNEENDEEKLPNKKGTKRTKKEIIAGEQDEQKRTTRKNKGKNQKYNEEEWDTPVKKNDQKLVSFKAEVDFVQTPSIDSTHSGRSLRRRNVK
- the LOC123680412 gene encoding general transcription factor IIH subunit 2 — its product is MDDGDPKEYRWETGYEKTWEAIKEDDDGFLEASVADIIQRAKRKRQNAKGYGTKLGMMRHFYIILDCSEAMSSQDLKPTRLICTLKLLEGFMEEFFDQNPISQIGVIIMHNKRAEKIVDLAGNARKHIKTLKTLTKTSLVGEPSLQNGLEMAFKSLKLLPTHASREILVIMGSLTTCDPSDINTTISALQTEGVRCSVIGLAAEVHICKQLARDTGGTYNVILDDCHFKDLLYQQIDPPPAASGLESSLIKMGFPHQMSVEGTEEPLTMCMCHVDSIDEGSKLTTEGYYCPQCFSKYCELPVECRSCGLTLVSAPHLARSYHHLFPAANYQEMAYDKQSEFCFSCQKPFNESDKQIYKCPNCQNYYCIDCDIFVHDTLHTCPGCATNPSTFQITQTG